A window of Lysobacter terrestris contains these coding sequences:
- a CDS encoding endonuclease/exonuclease/phosphatase family protein produces MPAFNVLTLNAHMGFNPFRRRFVLPELREAIRSVSADIVFLQEVLGEHAHYARKHVNWPDGPQYEFLADTLWPQFAYGRNAVYPHGHHGNALLSKLPIVQHANRDISIHGSEGRGLLHCVLAMPGTGMEVHAICVHLGLRESHRQRQLELLCGIIKREVPADAPLVVAGDFNDWRGKGHGVLERCGLQEVFLQQHGALARTFPARWPLLPVDRIYVRGARGVAPQVLSARPWSHLSDHAPLLARIEW; encoded by the coding sequence ATGCCCGCGTTCAACGTCCTGACCCTGAACGCCCACATGGGCTTCAACCCGTTCCGCCGCCGCTTCGTGCTGCCGGAACTGCGCGAGGCGATCCGCTCGGTGTCGGCCGACATCGTGTTCCTGCAGGAGGTGCTGGGCGAACACGCGCATTACGCGCGCAAGCACGTCAACTGGCCGGACGGACCGCAGTACGAATTCCTCGCCGACACGCTGTGGCCGCAGTTCGCCTACGGCCGCAACGCCGTGTATCCGCACGGCCACCACGGCAACGCGCTGCTGTCGAAGCTGCCGATCGTGCAGCACGCGAACCGCGACATCTCCATCCACGGCAGCGAGGGACGCGGCCTGCTGCACTGCGTGCTGGCGATGCCGGGCACCGGCATGGAGGTGCATGCGATCTGCGTGCACCTGGGCCTGCGCGAATCGCACCGCCAGCGGCAGCTCGAATTGCTGTGCGGAATCATCAAACGCGAAGTGCCGGCGGATGCGCCACTGGTCGTCGCCGGCGACTTCAACGACTGGCGCGGGAAGGGGCACGGTGTGCTCGAACGCTGCGGGCTGCAGGAAGTTTTCCTGCAGCAGCACGGCGCGCTGGCACGGACCTTTCCCGCACGCTGGCCGTTGCTGCCGGTGGACCGGATCTACGTGCGCGGCGCGCGCGGGGTCGCGCCGCAGGTGCTGTCGGCGC
- the ppk2 gene encoding polyphosphate kinase 2, with protein sequence MGGLKRKDYEARLEPLQLELVAMARWLQATGQRAVVLFEGRDTAGKGGVINAIADHMNPRQCRVVALPKPTERESSQWYFQRYVAHLPAAGEIVLFDRSWYNRAGVEKVMGFASEAQVKAFLKQTPAFEKLLVDDGILLFKYWLCCDQAEQEARFADRLKDPLKRWKLSPIDVEARKHYDDYTRAREAMLKATHTPQAPWTLVDFNDQKRGRLALIRDLLQRLPDTNVPPAKLAFGPLPGKPKKERFGVLKPIKD encoded by the coding sequence ATGGGCGGGCTCAAGCGCAAGGACTACGAAGCGCGGCTCGAACCCCTCCAGCTCGAACTCGTGGCGATGGCGCGCTGGCTGCAGGCGACCGGCCAACGCGCGGTGGTGCTGTTCGAAGGCCGCGACACCGCCGGCAAGGGCGGCGTGATCAACGCCATCGCCGACCACATGAACCCGCGCCAGTGTCGCGTGGTCGCCCTGCCCAAACCGACCGAACGCGAAAGTTCGCAGTGGTACTTCCAGCGTTACGTCGCGCACCTGCCCGCGGCCGGCGAAATCGTGCTGTTCGACCGCAGCTGGTACAACCGCGCCGGCGTCGAGAAGGTGATGGGTTTCGCCAGCGAGGCGCAGGTGAAGGCGTTCCTGAAGCAGACGCCGGCGTTCGAGAAGCTGCTGGTCGACGACGGCATCCTGCTGTTCAAGTACTGGCTGTGCTGCGACCAGGCCGAACAGGAAGCGCGCTTCGCCGATCGCCTGAAGGACCCGCTCAAGCGCTGGAAGCTGTCGCCGATCGACGTCGAGGCGCGCAAGCATTACGACGACTACACCCGCGCGCGCGAAGCCATGCTCAAGGCGACGCACACGCCGCAGGCGCCGTGGACGCTGGTGGATTTCAACGACCAGAAGCGCGGCCGCCTGGCGCTGATCAGGGACCTGCTGCAGCGCCTGCCCGACACCAACGTGCCACCGGCGAAGCTGGCGTTCGGACCGTTGCCGGGGAAGCCGAAGAAGGAACGGTTCGGAGTGTTGAAGCCGATCAAGGATTGA
- a CDS encoding helix-turn-helix domain-containing protein, with the protein MPLATTLRLLAKARGLSPADIATAIPRAGVATVSAWLQGDKLPGKEQLDALARTFGVPAGALLGELASTLDPSRTKGEHDLLAAYRALNTKQQGALLEVARSMQPAVAKPARRRGR; encoded by the coding sequence ATGCCCCTAGCCACCACGCTGCGCCTGCTCGCCAAGGCGCGCGGTCTCAGTCCCGCCGACATCGCCACCGCCATTCCGCGCGCCGGCGTCGCCACCGTGAGCGCCTGGCTGCAGGGCGACAAGCTGCCCGGCAAGGAACAACTCGACGCGCTCGCCCGTACCTTCGGCGTGCCGGCCGGTGCGCTGCTGGGCGAACTGGCCAGCACGCTGGACCCTTCGCGTACCAAGGGCGAGCACGACCTGCTCGCCGCCTACCGCGCGCTCAACACCAAGCAGCAGGGCGCGCTGCTGGAAGTCGCGCGCAGCATGCAGCCGGCAGTGGCGAAGCCGGCCCGACGCAGGGGCCGCTGA
- the moaB gene encoding molybdenum cofactor biosynthesis protein B, whose amino-acid sequence MTAERDFLPLRLCVLTVSDTRTSAEDTSGDYLVAALTDAGHALADRALLRDDRYQLRARVSQWIADASIDGILVTGGTGFTGRDSTPEALLPLLDKEMPGFGELFRALSFAEIGTSTLQSRAFAGLANGTFLFALPGSTSACRTAWEKIIHAQLDARTRPCNLATLKPRLKE is encoded by the coding sequence ATGACCGCCGAACGCGACTTCCTCCCGCTCCGCCTGTGCGTGCTGACCGTGTCGGACACGCGCACCTCGGCCGAAGACACCTCGGGCGATTACCTCGTCGCCGCGCTGACCGACGCCGGGCATGCGCTCGCCGACCGCGCCCTGCTCCGCGACGACCGCTACCAGCTGCGCGCCCGCGTCTCGCAGTGGATCGCCGACGCCAGCATCGACGGCATCCTCGTCACCGGCGGCACCGGCTTCACCGGCCGCGACTCCACGCCCGAAGCGCTGCTGCCGCTGCTGGACAAGGAGATGCCGGGCTTCGGCGAACTGTTCCGCGCGCTGAGCTTCGCCGAGATCGGCACCAGCACGCTGCAGTCGCGCGCCTTCGCCGGCCTAGCCAACGGTACCTTCCTGTTCGCGCTGCCGGGTTCGACCTCGGCCTGCCGCACCGCTTGGGAAAAGATCATCCACGCGCAGCTCGACGCGCGCACCCGCCCGTGCAACCTCGCGACGCTGAAGCCGCGCCTCAAGGAGTAA
- a CDS encoding O-linked N-acetylglucosamine transferase, SPINDLY family protein, whose protein sequence is MAWIMLGEAELDAGDARAGEAAARRALALQPGHPEALARLGRAQWMQQQRREAADSLRAAAANAPHHPGIAVWLGHVLEDIGAAEEAADAYARAHALAPDEPQIAAYLLAWRRKLCDWRDLDALARQVRDAVAQGRAMVEPFAFLSEDSSAAEQLRCARLRATALARAVRPLPPAPTRGDTGAVGVGFLSNGFGAHPTGLLTVALFEALHAETTRTPHALETHLFALNRDDGSLVRQRLQAATRLHDVAGLPHAQVAQRIRAAGIDVLFDLRGWGGGGAPEVLAMRPAPVQVNWLAYPGTSGAPWIDHVLADAFVLPDVLAAGFSERVLRLPRCFQPTDTARAIPPPPSRAACGLPDTGVVFCCFNNSYKLNPHSMARALAVLRAVPGSVLWLLSGPGRADARLQAFAQAQGVAPERLVFMAKQPHAEYLARLQHADLFLDTEPYNAHTTASDALWAGCPVLTRPGETFAARVAGSLNHHLGMPSMNVDSDAAFVARAVELGRDPQALAALRAELAQCRRDSGLFDMGGFARDFAAAIRTMLA, encoded by the coding sequence ATGGCGTGGATCATGCTCGGCGAGGCCGAACTCGACGCCGGCGATGCCCGCGCGGGCGAAGCCGCGGCGCGCCGCGCATTGGCATTGCAACCCGGCCATCCCGAAGCGCTGGCACGCCTGGGCCGTGCGCAGTGGATGCAGCAGCAGCGCCGCGAGGCCGCCGACAGCCTGCGCGCGGCCGCTGCGAATGCGCCGCACCATCCCGGCATCGCGGTGTGGCTGGGCCACGTTCTGGAAGACATCGGCGCAGCGGAAGAGGCGGCCGATGCGTACGCGCGGGCGCATGCGCTCGCCCCCGACGAACCGCAGATCGCCGCTTACCTGCTCGCGTGGCGCCGCAAGCTGTGCGACTGGCGCGACCTCGATGCACTCGCGCGGCAGGTGCGCGACGCGGTGGCGCAGGGTCGCGCGATGGTCGAGCCGTTCGCCTTCCTCAGCGAAGACTCGAGCGCCGCCGAACAGCTGCGATGCGCCCGCCTGCGCGCGACGGCGCTGGCGCGCGCGGTGCGGCCGCTACCGCCTGCACCCACGCGCGGCGATACCGGCGCCGTGGGTGTCGGCTTCCTCTCCAACGGCTTCGGCGCGCACCCGACCGGGCTGCTCACCGTCGCCCTGTTCGAGGCGCTGCACGCCGAAACCACGCGCACGCCACACGCGCTCGAAACGCACCTGTTCGCCCTCAACCGCGACGACGGCAGCCTGGTGCGCCAGCGCCTGCAGGCGGCGACGCGGCTGCACGACGTCGCCGGCCTGCCGCACGCGCAGGTGGCGCAACGCATCCGCGCCGCCGGCATCGACGTGCTGTTCGACCTGCGCGGTTGGGGCGGCGGCGGCGCGCCGGAAGTGCTGGCGATGCGCCCGGCACCGGTGCAGGTGAACTGGCTCGCGTACCCGGGCACCTCGGGCGCGCCCTGGATCGACCATGTGCTCGCCGATGCGTTCGTGCTGCCCGACGTGCTGGCGGCCGGCTTCAGCGAGCGCGTGCTGCGGCTGCCGCGCTGCTTCCAGCCGACCGACACCGCGCGCGCGATCCCGCCACCGCCATCGCGCGCCGCGTGCGGCCTGCCCGACACCGGCGTGGTGTTCTGCTGCTTCAACAACAGCTACAAGCTCAACCCGCACAGCATGGCGCGCGCACTGGCGGTGCTGCGCGCGGTGCCGGGCAGCGTGCTGTGGCTGCTGTCGGGGCCCGGTCGCGCCGATGCACGGTTGCAGGCCTTCGCGCAGGCGCAGGGCGTGGCGCCGGAGCGACTGGTGTTCATGGCCAAGCAGCCGCACGCCGAATACCTCGCGCGCCTGCAGCACGCGGACCTGTTCCTCGACACCGAACCCTACAACGCGCACACCACCGCCTCGGATGCGCTGTGGGCCGGCTGCCCGGTGCTGACGCGACCGGGCGAGACCTTCGCCGCGCGCGTGGCCGGCAGCCTCAACCACCACCTGGGCATGCCGTCGATGAATGTCGACAGCGATGCGGCCTTCGTCGCCCGCGCGGTCGAACTCGGCCGCGATCCGCAGGCCTTGGCCGCCCTGCGCGCGGAACTGGCGCAATGCCGGCGCGACAGCGGGCTGTTCGACATGGGCGGGTTCGCGCGCGATTTCGCTGCGGCGATCCGGACCATGCTGGCGTAG
- a CDS encoding GNAT family N-acetyltransferase — MDTTIRRATPDDLDAAAALFDAYRRFYAQEGDLQRARDFLQERMQRGESVLLLAERDGRLAGFTQLYPMFSSVRTARTWILNDLYVDASARRSGVARALLDAAAQFARAQGAVGISLETTRDNAPARALYRAAGWNEDETQWYSLAFTPGTATP; from the coding sequence ATGGACACCACCATCCGTCGCGCCACGCCCGACGATCTTGACGCGGCCGCAGCGCTGTTCGACGCCTACCGCCGCTTCTACGCGCAGGAAGGCGACCTGCAGCGCGCACGCGACTTCCTGCAGGAGCGGATGCAACGCGGCGAATCGGTGCTGCTGCTCGCCGAACGCGACGGTCGCCTCGCCGGCTTCACCCAGCTCTACCCGATGTTCTCCTCGGTGCGCACCGCGCGCACGTGGATCCTCAACGACCTGTATGTCGACGCCTCCGCGCGTCGCAGCGGCGTCGCCCGCGCCCTGCTCGACGCGGCCGCGCAGTTCGCGCGCGCGCAGGGCGCCGTCGGGATCTCGCTGGAAACCACGCGCGACAACGCACCGGCCCGCGCGCTGTATCGCGCCGCCGGCTGGAACGAGGACGAAACGCAGTGGTACAGCCTGGCGTTTACCCCGGGCACGGCGACTCCGTGA
- the prfA gene encoding peptide chain release factor 1, whose product MTPTLRRKLEALAERREELERLLADPGVIGDASQFRKLSREFAQLEPVVNALAAETQAKQDLAAAEAMRNDAELRELADEEIAAANARLEQLDAELLAHLIPKDARDDGDIYLEVRAGAGGDEAAIFAGDLFRMYSRYAERQGWKVEVESASPGEHGGFKEVISRVEGRGAYSRLKFESGTHRVQRVPATESQGRIHTSAATVAIIPVESEGEPVEINPADLKVDTFRSSGAGGQHVNKTESAIRITHVPTGIVVESQTERSQHANRDKAMKRLAAIIAEAQAAKAAAAQAETRKLQVGSGDRSQRIRTYNFPQGRITDHRVEGLTLYDLPNVIEGGLDALVDRLQQENQADELARLTQGS is encoded by the coding sequence ATGACCCCTACCCTGCGCCGCAAACTCGAAGCCCTGGCCGAACGCCGCGAGGAACTCGAGCGCCTGCTCGCCGACCCGGGCGTGATCGGCGACGCCAGCCAGTTCCGCAAGCTCTCGCGCGAGTTCGCGCAGCTCGAGCCGGTGGTGAACGCGCTGGCGGCGGAAACGCAGGCCAAGCAGGACCTCGCCGCCGCCGAGGCGATGCGCAACGATGCGGAATTGCGCGAACTGGCCGACGAGGAAATCGCCGCCGCGAACGCACGGCTGGAGCAACTCGATGCCGAACTGCTCGCGCACCTGATCCCCAAGGACGCCCGCGACGACGGCGACATCTACCTGGAAGTGCGCGCCGGCGCCGGCGGCGACGAGGCCGCGATCTTCGCCGGCGACCTGTTCCGCATGTATTCGCGCTATGCCGAGCGGCAGGGCTGGAAAGTGGAAGTCGAATCGGCCAGTCCGGGCGAACACGGTGGCTTCAAGGAAGTCATCTCCCGGGTCGAAGGCCGCGGCGCCTACTCGCGGCTGAAGTTCGAATCCGGCACGCATCGCGTGCAGCGCGTACCGGCCACCGAATCGCAGGGCCGCATCCACACTTCCGCCGCGACCGTGGCGATCATCCCGGTCGAGAGCGAAGGCGAACCGGTCGAGATCAATCCCGCCGACCTCAAGGTCGACACCTTCCGTTCCAGCGGCGCCGGCGGTCAGCACGTCAACAAGACCGAATCGGCGATCCGCATCACCCACGTGCCGACCGGGATAGTCGTCGAGAGCCAGACCGAGCGCAGCCAGCACGCCAACCGCGACAAGGCGATGAAGCGCCTGGCCGCGATCATCGCCGAGGCGCAGGCCGCCAAGGCCGCGGCCGCGCAGGCCGAGACGCGCAAGCTGCAGGTCGGCAGCGGCGACCGCAGCCAGCGCATCCGCACCTACAACTTCCCGCAGGGCCGCATCACCGACCACCGCGTGGAAGGCCTCACCCTGTACGACCTGCCCAACGTCATCGAAGGCGGCCTCGACGCGCTGGTCGATCGCCTGCAGCAGGAGAACCAGGCCGACGAACTGGCGCGACTGACGCAGGGCAGCTGA
- the hemA gene encoding glutamyl-tRNA reductase: MSILVLGINHQTAPVSLRERVAFSGDAIPAALDALRGLPAVREVALLSTCNRTELYAVADDNGDTLADWLATHPDDAGDLHAYLYRHSEADAVRHLFRVATGLDSLVLGEPQILGQVKDAWATARSSGSLGSQLDRLFQHAFATAKRARTDTRIGANPVSVASTAVRLAQESFARPEDSTVLLIGAGETIELAARHLVQAKTKRLLVANRTLAHAQDLATRHGGYALALTELDRHLAEADVVISATAARDPILHKLQIATALASRRHRPMLLLDLAVPRDIAPDVVELKDVFLYTVDDLERAIEDNRRSRREAANEAEAIVELQVSRYIETLGASTRTEPLKRLRAHGEAAKTDALAKAKQQLATGESPEAVLDFLAHTLTNKLLHAPTIALREAALSGNAELARAADKLFPALPDATRAGNDDER; encoded by the coding sequence ATGAGCATCCTCGTACTCGGCATCAACCACCAGACCGCGCCGGTCAGCCTGCGCGAACGGGTGGCCTTCTCCGGCGACGCGATTCCCGCGGCGCTCGATGCCCTGCGCGGACTGCCGGCGGTGCGCGAAGTCGCGCTGCTGTCGACCTGCAACCGTACCGAGCTGTACGCGGTCGCCGACGACAACGGCGACACCCTCGCCGACTGGCTGGCCACGCATCCCGACGATGCCGGCGACCTGCACGCCTACCTGTACCGGCATTCGGAAGCCGACGCGGTGCGCCACCTGTTCCGGGTGGCGACGGGACTGGATTCGCTGGTGCTGGGCGAACCGCAGATCCTCGGCCAGGTGAAGGATGCCTGGGCGACGGCGCGCAGCTCGGGCAGCCTCGGCAGCCAGCTCGATCGCCTGTTCCAGCACGCCTTCGCCACCGCCAAGCGCGCGCGCACCGACACCCGCATCGGCGCGAACCCGGTGTCGGTCGCCTCCACCGCGGTGCGGCTGGCACAGGAATCCTTCGCCCGGCCGGAAGATTCCACCGTGCTGCTGATCGGCGCCGGCGAAACCATCGAGCTCGCCGCGCGCCACCTGGTGCAGGCGAAGACCAAGCGGCTGCTGGTCGCCAACCGCACCCTCGCCCACGCGCAGGACCTGGCCACGCGCCACGGCGGCTACGCGCTGGCGCTGACCGAACTCGACCGCCATCTTGCCGAAGCCGACGTGGTGATCTCCGCCACCGCGGCGCGCGATCCGATCCTGCACAAGCTGCAGATCGCCACCGCCCTCGCCTCGCGCCGGCATCGGCCGATGCTGCTGCTCGACCTCGCCGTGCCGCGCGACATCGCGCCCGACGTGGTCGAGCTGAAGGACGTCTTCCTCTACACCGTCGACGACCTGGAACGCGCGATCGAAGACAACCGCCGCAGCCGTCGCGAAGCCGCGAACGAAGCCGAAGCGATCGTCGAGCTGCAGGTGTCGCGCTACATCGAAACGCTCGGCGCAAGCACGCGCACCGAACCGCTCAAGCGCCTGCGCGCGCACGGCGAGGCGGCCAAGACCGACGCGCTGGCCAAGGCGAAGCAGCAACTCGCCACGGGCGAATCGCCGGAAGCGGTGCTCGACTTCCTCGCCCACACGCTGACCAACAAGCTCCTGCACGCGCCCACGATCGCCCTGCGCGAAGCCGCCCTGAGCGGCAATGCGGAGCTGGCGCGCGCGGCCGACAAGCTGTTTCCCGCGCTGCCGGATGCCACGCGCGCCGGCAACGACGACGAGCGTTAG
- a CDS encoding tetratricopeptide repeat protein, translating into MGLSPAWGARSGPPVDDTVRALEPTLAGEFALQAGKLDEAAKAYLDAARAGNDATLAERATRIALLAKDNRRAAEALALWRKLGGDTQAQSAAEATLALRRGDERAARRQLNALLASGQEGSWQQVVGVLGVGARDPEQAARLLGRLLDDGNVPDKLQAWLAFGGLAQRLDQDALAERVVNEVVRRFPGEPRVALLRASQLRQAGKQDEARKVLGALDSSLLLVPELRMAVAAEYDELGDFQAASTTLARGPQDDQTYALRASLLARVEDKTALTALYQELSHDAAKPDPARRLLLGRIAEFLERHQEALDWYRGVPGGEQRWPAKLRAANVLHELKRGPEAYQALRDLQADAAAPEDARRDAYILEADLRSRDKNGDGELDAFARGLAAFPDDPDLLYARALGWERRDDIARAEADFRKILVADPDSTAALNALGYTLADRTTRYREALELIDRARTAEPDNAAIIDSYGWVLYRLGRKEDALTELRRAFTQQKDPEIASHIGEVLWALGRKDEARRYFDEARKLDPENRALKRALEKIGE; encoded by the coding sequence CTGGGTTTGTCGCCCGCCTGGGGCGCGCGCTCCGGGCCGCCCGTCGACGACACGGTGCGGGCGCTGGAGCCGACCCTGGCCGGCGAGTTCGCCCTGCAGGCCGGCAAGCTCGACGAGGCGGCCAAGGCCTACCTCGACGCCGCACGGGCCGGCAACGACGCCACCCTGGCCGAGCGCGCCACCCGCATCGCCCTGCTGGCGAAGGACAACCGCCGTGCCGCCGAGGCGCTCGCGCTGTGGCGCAAGCTCGGCGGCGACACGCAGGCGCAGAGCGCCGCCGAGGCCACGCTCGCGCTGCGTCGCGGCGACGAACGCGCCGCGCGCCGGCAGCTGAACGCCTTGCTGGCGTCGGGACAGGAGGGCAGCTGGCAGCAGGTGGTCGGCGTGCTCGGCGTGGGTGCGCGCGACCCGGAGCAGGCCGCGCGCCTGCTCGGTCGCCTGCTCGATGACGGCAACGTGCCGGACAAGCTGCAGGCCTGGCTCGCGTTCGGTGGCCTGGCGCAGCGCCTGGACCAGGACGCCCTGGCCGAGCGCGTCGTCAACGAAGTCGTGCGCCGCTTCCCCGGCGAGCCGCGCGTGGCGCTGCTGCGCGCCAGCCAGCTGCGCCAGGCGGGCAAGCAGGACGAGGCGCGCAAGGTGCTGGGTGCGCTGGATTCCTCCCTGCTGCTGGTGCCCGAGCTGCGCATGGCGGTGGCGGCCGAATACGACGAACTGGGCGACTTCCAGGCCGCCTCGACCACGCTCGCACGCGGCCCGCAGGACGACCAGACCTACGCGCTGCGGGCCTCGTTGCTGGCGCGCGTCGAGGACAAGACCGCTTTGACCGCGCTGTACCAGGAGCTGAGTCACGACGCCGCCAAGCCGGACCCGGCGCGGCGCCTGCTGCTGGGGCGGATTGCCGAGTTCCTCGAACGCCACCAGGAAGCACTGGACTGGTACCGCGGCGTGCCCGGCGGCGAGCAGCGTTGGCCGGCGAAGCTGCGCGCGGCCAACGTGCTGCACGAACTCAAGCGTGGCCCCGAGGCCTACCAGGCCCTGCGCGACCTGCAGGCGGATGCGGCCGCGCCGGAAGACGCGCGGCGCGACGCGTACATCCTGGAAGCCGACCTGCGCAGCCGGGACAAGAACGGCGACGGCGAACTCGACGCGTTCGCGCGCGGCCTGGCCGCGTTCCCGGACGATCCGGACCTGCTCTACGCACGTGCGCTCGGCTGGGAACGACGCGACGACATCGCGCGCGCCGAAGCCGACTTCCGCAAGATCCTGGTCGCCGATCCGGACAGCACGGCCGCACTGAACGCGCTCGGCTACACGCTGGCCGACCGCACCACGCGCTATCGCGAGGCGCTGGAGCTGATCGACCGCGCCCGCACGGCGGAGCCCGACAACGCCGCGATCATCGACAGCTATGGCTGGGTGCTGTATCGCCTCGGTCGCAAGGAGGACGCGCTGACCGAACTGCGCCGCGCCTTCACCCAGCAGAAGGATCCGGAAATCGCCTCGCACATCGGCGAAGTGCTGTGGGCCCTGGGACGCAAGGACGAAGCGCGGCGTTACTTCGATGAAGCGCGCAAGCTCGATCCCGAGAATCGCGCGTTGAAGCGCGCGCTGGAGAAGATCGGCGAATGA
- the lolB gene encoding lipoprotein insertase outer membrane protein LolB: MKVLRSFLACGLAALALTACVTQPAPRATAPVDAAQAQANDQRRSALRDWDLSGRIAVSNGSRGGSGRIDWQQRAADYTIALSAPVTRQSWQLRGNDQGARLDGIAGGPREDADVEALLLSATGWTIPVRALQDWVRGTGAADNEFGPARQVYGNGGLPLKLEQAGWAIEYQEWYPAEAGAPQLPRRIVARKGTASVRLVVDDWDVGAH, translated from the coding sequence ATGAAAGTCCTGCGTTCGTTCCTTGCCTGTGGATTGGCGGCGCTGGCACTGACCGCCTGCGTGACCCAGCCGGCGCCGCGCGCCACCGCGCCGGTCGATGCGGCGCAGGCGCAGGCGAACGACCAGCGCCGCAGTGCCCTGCGCGACTGGGACCTGTCCGGGCGCATCGCCGTCTCCAACGGCAGCCGCGGCGGCAGCGGCCGCATCGACTGGCAGCAACGCGCCGCCGATTACACGATCGCGCTGAGTGCGCCGGTCACCCGGCAGAGCTGGCAGCTGCGCGGCAACGACCAGGGCGCGCGCCTGGACGGCATCGCCGGTGGCCCGCGCGAAGACGCCGACGTCGAAGCGCTGCTCTTGTCCGCCACCGGCTGGACCATCCCCGTCCGCGCCCTGCAGGACTGGGTGCGCGGCACCGGCGCCGCCGACAACGAATTCGGCCCGGCCAGGCAGGTCTACGGCAACGGCGGGCTGCCGCTGAAGCTGGAGCAGGCCGGCTGGGCGATCGAATACCAGGAGTGGTACCCGGCCGAGGCCGGTGCGCCGCAGCTGCCCCGGCGGATCGTCGCGCGCAAGGGCACGGCCAGCGTCCGCCTCGTGGTCGACGACTGGGACGTGGGCGCGCACTGA
- the ispE gene encoding 4-(cytidine 5'-diphospho)-2-C-methyl-D-erythritol kinase: protein MTAPDASPGWSAWPAPAKLNLFLRITGRRADGYHELQTVFRLLDWGDTLRLRVRNDGQVLRHGQSVAGVAEDDDLTVRAAKLLKLAANCSEGVDIVIEKRIPAGGGFGGGSSDAATVLVALDALWGLHLGVDRLAALGLELGADVPVFVRGHNAWAEGVGERLEPIGLPPAWYLLADPGVHAPTAALFQAPDLTRNAAPARISDFVSGTGLGNAFEPVLRAREPAVEAVFAVLAQVGTPRLTGSGSGCFVEFATRESAEAALAVLPPDLRAWVAAGAARSPLLDALDAMAAGSRRP, encoded by the coding sequence ATGACCGCACCCGATGCCAGCCCCGGCTGGAGCGCCTGGCCGGCGCCGGCCAAGCTCAACCTGTTCCTGCGGATCACCGGCCGCCGCGCCGACGGCTACCACGAGCTGCAGACCGTGTTCCGCCTGCTCGACTGGGGCGACACCCTGCGCCTACGGGTGCGCAACGACGGTCAGGTGCTTCGCCACGGGCAATCGGTGGCGGGGGTGGCCGAAGACGACGACCTCACCGTGCGCGCGGCCAAGTTGCTGAAGTTGGCTGCCAATTGCAGTGAAGGTGTTGACATCGTCATCGAAAAGCGCATTCCCGCCGGTGGCGGCTTCGGTGGCGGCTCCTCCGATGCGGCGACCGTGCTGGTGGCCCTGGATGCGCTGTGGGGCCTGCACCTGGGCGTGGACCGGCTGGCTGCGCTGGGATTGGAGCTCGGGGCGGACGTGCCGGTCTTCGTGCGCGGGCACAACGCCTGGGCCGAAGGCGTGGGCGAGCGACTGGAGCCGATCGGGTTGCCGCCGGCCTGGTACCTGCTGGCCGACCCAGGGGTCCACGCGCCGACCGCGGCACTTTTCCAAGCCCCTGATTTGACGCGGAATGCTGCGCCCGCGAGAATATCGGACTTCGTTTCGGGAACTGGGCTCGGTAACGCATTCGAGCCGGTCCTGCGCGCGCGCGAACCGGCCGTCGAGGCGGTGTTCGCAGTGCTGGCGCAGGTCGGCACGCCGCGATTGACCGGGTCGGGCAGCGGTTGTTTCGTCGAATTCGCTACCCGCGAATCCGCCGAAGCGGCGCTGGCAGTTTTGCCGCCGGACCTCAGGGCCTGGGTGGCGGCGGGAGCGGCAAGGTCGCCGCTGCTGGATGCACTCGACGCGATGGCTGCCGGTTCACGCCGACCGTAG